The following are encoded in a window of Variovorax paradoxus genomic DNA:
- a CDS encoding efflux RND transporter periplasmic adaptor subunit codes for MSLLALAACGARQASTTDDPPPEVGVVALHAGDVAVHTELSGRTAAYRVSEVRPQVNGIVRKRLFEEGGMVRAGQVLYEIEPGPFEAAHEQAQAALATSQATIASLRGKAERFGELVKANAVSRQEHEEAQAALVQAQAGVKAAQAAVKAARINLEFTRITAPIAGRIGRSGVTEGALVAPGQAMALATIQRLDPIYVDVVQSSLELTKLKRRFISGDMAPASTKVGLRMEDGLPYPHAGTLKFSEVGVDAATGSVTLRAEFPNPHGLLLPGMYVRAQVESGVERQAILAPQRGVARNEKGEPTALVVGADNKVELRALEVRSAEGEHWVVTQGLRDGDRLVVDGLQRARPGEKVKPVPVSTAGASPAD; via the coding sequence ATGTCCCTGCTCGCGCTCGCTGCATGCGGCGCCAGGCAGGCCTCCACCACCGATGACCCGCCGCCCGAAGTCGGCGTGGTCGCGCTGCATGCCGGCGACGTGGCCGTGCACACCGAACTGTCCGGCCGCACGGCCGCCTACCGCGTCTCCGAGGTGCGGCCGCAGGTCAACGGCATCGTGCGCAAGCGGCTGTTCGAAGAAGGCGGCATGGTTCGCGCCGGCCAGGTGCTGTACGAGATCGAGCCCGGTCCGTTCGAGGCCGCGCACGAGCAGGCGCAGGCTGCGCTGGCCACCTCGCAAGCCACCATCGCGAGCCTGCGTGGCAAGGCCGAGCGCTTCGGTGAACTGGTCAAGGCCAACGCCGTGAGCAGGCAGGAACACGAAGAGGCGCAGGCCGCGCTGGTGCAGGCACAGGCCGGCGTGAAGGCCGCGCAGGCGGCTGTGAAGGCGGCGCGCATCAACCTCGAATTCACGCGCATCACCGCGCCCATCGCGGGACGCATCGGCCGCTCGGGCGTGACCGAAGGCGCGCTCGTGGCGCCCGGCCAGGCGATGGCGCTGGCCACGATCCAGCGGCTCGACCCGATCTACGTCGACGTCGTGCAGTCGAGCCTGGAGTTGACGAAGCTCAAGCGGCGCTTCATCTCGGGCGACATGGCGCCGGCCAGCACCAAGGTCGGCCTGCGCATGGAAGACGGCCTGCCCTATCCGCATGCCGGCACGCTGAAGTTCTCCGAAGTGGGCGTCGATGCAGCCACCGGCTCGGTCACGCTGCGCGCGGAATTCCCGAACCCGCACGGGCTGCTGCTGCCCGGCATGTACGTGCGTGCGCAGGTCGAGTCCGGCGTGGAGCGCCAGGCCATCCTGGCGCCGCAGCGCGGCGTGGCGCGCAACGAAAAGGGTGAACCCACCGCGCTGGTGGTGGGCGCCGACAACAAGGTCGAACTGCGCGCGCTCGAAGTGCGCAGCGCCGAGGGCGAGCACTGGGTCGTGACCCAGGGCTTGCGCGACGGCGACCGCCTCGTGGTCGACGGCCTGCAGCGCGCGCGCCCCGGCGAAAAAGTGAAGCCGGTGCCGGTGTCCACGGCGGGCGCATCGCCCGCCGACTAA